The sequence below is a genomic window from Draconibacterium halophilum.
ATATATCGGTGAATGCAATCGATAAAGAGGGCAAAACACATTCGAAAATGGATGCCGGACAAGACTCCGGAATGTCGGCAGAAAAATGTGCAAAAGTGATTTGCCAAAAACTGAAAAAAGAAAGAAAAGAAATATTGGTAGGTGGTTCAGAGGTTATTATGGTACACATCCGTCGGTTTCTGCCGCGTTTGTATTACTACATGGCTTCGCGCGTGAAACCACTATAATTTATAAGTATTAAGCGAGTATGAAAGCACAAATTAACGGAATCCAGCAACTAGGAGTTGGTGTTGAAAATCTTCAGGAGGCATGGAAATGGTATCGCGAACATTTCTCTATGGATATTAGAATGTTTGAAGATGAAGCGACGGCGGAATTGATGCTGGCGCATACAGCAGGAAAAACACGCGACAGAAGAGCTGTATTGGCGCTTAATATGCAAGGTGGCGGAGGTTTTGAAATATGGCAACACACCGGAAAAAAGCCTGAGCCAATCAATTTTGAAATTCAACTGGGTGATTTAGGCATTAATATTGGCAAAATAAAAACCGAGAATGTTCAGGCCGTTTACGATAAATTCAAAGCATCGAAACTCAATCTGCTCACTCCTATTTCAAAAGATCCGGCTGGCAACGATCACTTTTTCATGAAGGATATTTATGGAAACATGTGGGAAATAAAAGACCAGGAAGGTGTTTTCCGTAAAAAAGAAAAATCGTTAAGTGGCGGAGTGCTCGGAACGGTAATAGGGGTAAAAGACATTGACTCCAGTTTGAAGGTTTACCAGAATATTCTGCAATACGATGAAATTGTATACGATAAAACAGAAGTTTTTGAAGATTTAAAAGGCATCCCTGGTGGAGACAAAAAATTCCGCAGAGTTTTGTTGCGTCATTCGGATGTTAAACAAGGCGCTTTTAGCCCGTTTTTTGGACAGTCGGTTATCGAGCTGGTTCAGGCGTTTGATTACAAACCAAAAGACATTTACGAAGGAAGAATTTGGGGAGATCCGGGTTTTATTCACCTTTGTTTCGATATAAACGGCATGGATCAGTTTCGCGAAAAAGCAAAAGCCATTGGTTATCCTTTTACTGTTGACAGTGCAAAAGCTACCGAATCATTCGACATGGGCGAAGCCGCCGGAAACTTTGCTTATATCCAGGCACCCGAAGGTACATTGATCGAATTTGTAGAAACACATAAAATACCAATTATCAAAAAAATAGGCTGGTATATCGATTTCCGCAAACGTGGCTACCACCCGCTTCCGAATTGGATCATGAATATGTTCCGTTTTATGCGGGTAAAAGACAAGAAATAAAAGAATAACCTTATACAAA
It includes:
- a CDS encoding VOC family protein, coding for MKAQINGIQQLGVGVENLQEAWKWYREHFSMDIRMFEDEATAELMLAHTAGKTRDRRAVLALNMQGGGGFEIWQHTGKKPEPINFEIQLGDLGINIGKIKTENVQAVYDKFKASKLNLLTPISKDPAGNDHFFMKDIYGNMWEIKDQEGVFRKKEKSLSGGVLGTVIGVKDIDSSLKVYQNILQYDEIVYDKTEVFEDLKGIPGGDKKFRRVLLRHSDVKQGAFSPFFGQSVIELVQAFDYKPKDIYEGRIWGDPGFIHLCFDINGMDQFREKAKAIGYPFTVDSAKATESFDMGEAAGNFAYIQAPEGTLIEFVETHKIPIIKKIGWYIDFRKRGYHPLPNWIMNMFRFMRVKDKK